Proteins encoded within one genomic window of uncultured Draconibacterium sp.:
- the miaA gene encoding tRNA (adenosine(37)-N6)-dimethylallyltransferase MiaA, which translates to MKTNLVTILGPTATGKTGLAAHLAAQLNGEVISADSRQVYRGMDLGTGKDYEDYFVDGVEVPSHLVDIEDAGAHYNVYRFQADFIEVFNEIQSRGKFPVLCGGSGLYLEAILRNYRLIEVPPNKELRKKLEGKSLEELTEILKELKPELHNETDVETDRRAVRAIEIEHYYREHPQEDSEMPEINSLNVGIDFDREMRRQRITTRLKQRLDEGMLNEVQKLLDSGLTPEQLIYYGLEYKFLTLHLIGELSFDEMFSKLEIAIHQFAKRQMTWFRGMEKRGTKIHWIKGHLPMDEKVDEILKLLEDHS; encoded by the coding sequence TTGAAAACCAATTTAGTTACAATACTTGGCCCAACAGCAACTGGAAAAACAGGGTTGGCTGCACATTTGGCCGCACAGTTAAACGGAGAAGTTATATCGGCCGATTCGCGCCAGGTATACCGCGGAATGGATTTGGGAACGGGTAAAGATTACGAGGATTATTTTGTTGATGGTGTGGAAGTACCGTCGCATTTGGTGGATATTGAGGATGCCGGAGCGCATTACAATGTGTATCGTTTTCAGGCTGATTTTATTGAAGTTTTCAACGAGATACAGTCGCGCGGAAAATTTCCAGTGTTGTGCGGAGGCAGTGGTTTATACCTTGAAGCCATCTTACGAAATTACCGGTTAATTGAAGTTCCGCCAAATAAAGAATTGCGAAAAAAACTGGAAGGAAAATCGCTGGAGGAACTCACCGAAATTCTAAAAGAGTTAAAACCGGAATTGCACAACGAAACCGATGTGGAAACCGATCGTCGTGCTGTTCGTGCGATAGAAATAGAACATTATTATCGCGAACATCCGCAGGAAGATTCGGAAATGCCTGAAATAAACAGCCTGAATGTGGGTATTGATTTCGATCGCGAAATGCGTCGCCAGCGAATTACAACCCGCTTAAAACAGCGTTTGGATGAAGGCATGTTGAATGAGGTACAAAAACTTCTGGATTCCGGATTAACACCCGAGCAACTGATTTACTACGGATTGGAATATAAGTTTTTGACGCTGCATTTAATTGGCGAATTGAGTTTTGATGAAATGTTCAGCAAACTGGAAATTGCCATTCATCAGTTTGCCAAGCGCCAGATGACCTGGTTCAGAGGAATGGAAAAACGGGGGACAAAAATTCACTGGATTAAAGGGCACCTGCCAATGGATGAAAAAGTTGATGAAATTTTGAAACTGTTAGAAGATCATTCGTAA
- a CDS encoding GxxExxY protein, producing MEFEELTHRIIGCAMQVHRTLGNGFQEVIYQRALALEFDHQGIEYDREKVMSIYYRDLEIGKRRIDFFVENKIMVELKAVINLEDVHLAQAMNYLEAYHMKIGLLINFGSKSLTFKRVHNNKIM from the coding sequence ATGGAATTTGAAGAATTAACGCATAGAATTATCGGTTGTGCCATGCAGGTTCACCGAACTTTAGGAAATGGTTTTCAGGAGGTAATCTACCAACGAGCATTGGCACTTGAATTTGACCACCAGGGAATTGAATACGATAGAGAAAAAGTAATGTCAATATATTACCGTGATTTAGAGATCGGAAAACGCAGGATCGATTTTTTTGTCGAAAATAAAATCATGGTAGAATTAAAAGCAGTTATAAATCTTGAAGATGTGCATCTGGCTCAGGCAATGAATTATCTTGAAGCTTATCATATGAAGATTGGTCTACTTATAAATTTTGGCAGCAAAAGCTTAACCTTTAAAAGAGTCCATAACAACAAAATCATGTAA
- a CDS encoding copper homeostasis protein CutC, translated as MIKEACVESFLEAKLAQDRGATRIELCSDLANDGLTPDFEILKKACSELDITVMVMARPRAGNFVYSSDEIEAMKIAIEQAKEAGATGVVFGLLTPDNKIDEANTRLLAEYAAPLPVTFHKAIDEMENPVEGVRVLKTIPNIKRILSSGGKATALEGQEVIRKMITEAEGKITILVAGKVTNENVSEIQQITGTTELHGRKIVGDLTSEE; from the coding sequence ATGATTAAAGAAGCATGTGTTGAATCGTTTTTAGAAGCCAAACTGGCGCAAGACAGAGGAGCAACCCGAATTGAGTTGTGTTCCGACCTGGCAAATGACGGATTAACCCCGGATTTTGAAATACTAAAAAAAGCCTGCTCAGAATTGGATATTACAGTAATGGTCATGGCTCGTCCGCGTGCCGGCAATTTTGTGTATTCGTCCGATGAAATTGAAGCAATGAAAATAGCCATCGAGCAGGCAAAAGAAGCTGGTGCTACGGGTGTTGTTTTCGGCTTGTTAACGCCCGATAATAAAATCGATGAAGCAAACACCCGTCTGCTGGCCGAATATGCCGCTCCACTTCCTGTAACTTTCCATAAAGCTATCGACGAAATGGAGAATCCTGTTGAAGGCGTACGTGTTTTAAAAACCATTCCGAATATAAAACGAATTCTTAGCTCGGGCGGAAAAGCTACGGCACTTGAAGGACAGGAAGTGATCCGCAAAATGATTACCGAAGCTGAAGGGAAAATTACCATCCTGGTTGCCGGAAAAGTAACCAACGAAAACGTTAGCGAAATTCAGCAAATTACAGGAACCACCGAACTACACGGTCGCAAAATTGTAGGCGATCTCACTTCAGAAGAATAA
- a CDS encoding sigma-70 family RNA polymerase sigma factor gives MSLSHDEDCTLWKEFLGGDQVAISKIYLANVNELYAFGCKFSVDKSLVKDCIQDLFVTLIQSRTKLTETDNVKAYLFTSLKRKIVRESVRSNKFEQVMERGDYRFEIGFEKLDTQAFEHDNYSKKTLAVRSAVESLTSRQKEALYLRFYFGLSHKEIAEVLHLEEQSSRSLISRAVKKIRNVIRSDKKRISNFIYFLFAQTS, from the coding sequence ATGTCTCTTAGTCACGATGAAGATTGCACTCTTTGGAAAGAGTTTCTCGGTGGAGATCAGGTTGCTATTTCTAAAATATACCTTGCCAATGTGAATGAACTGTATGCATTTGGCTGCAAATTTAGTGTTGATAAATCATTGGTGAAAGACTGTATTCAAGACCTGTTTGTTACACTTATTCAATCCCGCACAAAACTTACAGAAACCGACAACGTAAAGGCCTATTTGTTCACTTCGTTAAAGCGAAAAATAGTTCGTGAATCAGTGCGTTCAAATAAGTTCGAGCAGGTGATGGAACGTGGCGACTATCGTTTTGAGATCGGTTTTGAAAAGTTGGATACGCAGGCTTTTGAGCATGATAATTATTCGAAAAAAACTTTGGCTGTTCGGTCGGCTGTTGAATCGCTGACAAGTAGACAGAAGGAAGCCTTGTATTTACGTTTTTATTTTGGATTAAGCCATAAAGAGATTGCCGAAGTACTTCACCTGGAAGAACAATCGTCACGATCGTTAATTAGCCGCGCCGTAAAAAAAATCAGAAATGTGATAAGGAGCGACAAGAAACGTATTTCCAATTTTATCTATTTCTTGTTTGCTCAAACATCGTAA
- a CDS encoding alpha-L-fucosidase — protein sequence MKKLLVLIPVFLAFMVNAQLEHEMTDYVWPTDQAVLDKLEDWQDLKFGLLMHWGAYSQWGVVESWSICPEDYGWCERKKGSNPDDYFTYKKEYENLKLSFNPTGFDPDKWAKAAADAGMKYLVFTTKHHDGFCMFDSKYTDYKVTSPESPFSTNPKANITKEVFDAFRAEGLWAGAYFSKPDWNSPYYWDPKFPPMDRNVNYDPEAHPEKWEKFVQFTQNQIMELMSDYGKIDILWLDGGWVSKKSPEQVKDYYTHVAENSTSGFPISRAVNQDIRMDEIAAKAREKQPGLIVVDRAVKGPNQNYLTPENKVPETQLPYPWESCIIAGGGWSWVPDATFMSPKEAIHMLIDIVAKGGNLLYNIAPGPDGKWPADAYKLLEAMGKWIDVNGEAIYSTRAIAPYKTDNICLSQQKDTKAVYALYLEQEDGSGLPASFTVKGIKAAKNAKLTLLGAKGNLKWQNSNEGIKVTIPSSIRKNLPCDLAWAVKISAIE from the coding sequence ATGAAAAAATTATTGGTGTTAATACCGGTATTTCTGGCATTTATGGTAAATGCGCAGTTAGAACATGAAATGACAGACTACGTGTGGCCAACCGACCAGGCTGTTTTGGATAAGCTGGAAGACTGGCAGGATTTAAAATTTGGATTGCTGATGCACTGGGGCGCTTACAGCCAGTGGGGAGTTGTGGAATCGTGGTCGATTTGTCCCGAAGATTACGGCTGGTGCGAACGCAAAAAAGGCAGTAACCCTGACGATTATTTTACCTACAAAAAAGAGTACGAAAATCTGAAATTGTCATTCAATCCAACCGGTTTCGATCCTGACAAATGGGCCAAAGCGGCTGCCGATGCCGGTATGAAATACCTGGTTTTTACCACTAAACACCACGATGGTTTTTGTATGTTCGACTCGAAATACACCGACTACAAGGTAACCAGCCCCGAAAGTCCATTTAGCACCAATCCAAAAGCTAATATAACAAAAGAGGTTTTTGATGCTTTCCGTGCAGAAGGATTATGGGCAGGTGCTTATTTCTCGAAACCCGACTGGAACAGCCCTTATTACTGGGATCCGAAATTTCCGCCAATGGATAGAAATGTAAATTACGACCCGGAAGCACATCCTGAAAAATGGGAAAAATTTGTTCAGTTCACACAAAACCAGATTATGGAGTTGATGAGTGATTATGGCAAAATTGATATCCTTTGGCTTGACGGCGGCTGGGTTTCAAAAAAATCGCCCGAACAAGTAAAAGATTATTACACCCACGTGGCTGAGAATTCAACCTCTGGCTTTCCAATTTCACGTGCTGTAAATCAGGATATCCGCATGGACGAAATTGCTGCCAAAGCGCGCGAAAAGCAACCAGGTTTAATTGTTGTTGACCGTGCAGTAAAAGGCCCCAACCAAAACTACCTGACACCTGAAAACAAAGTACCGGAAACACAATTGCCATACCCTTGGGAAAGCTGTATTATCGCAGGTGGTGGCTGGTCGTGGGTGCCGGACGCAACATTTATGTCGCCCAAAGAAGCTATCCACATGCTGATTGACATTGTAGCAAAAGGAGGAAACTTACTGTATAATATTGCTCCCGGCCCCGATGGCAAATGGCCTGCCGACGCTTACAAATTATTGGAAGCGATGGGTAAATGGATTGATGTAAACGGCGAAGCCATTTACTCAACACGCGCCATTGCTCCATACAAAACCGACAATATTTGTCTGAGCCAGCAAAAAGATACAAAAGCAGTTTATGCGCTTTATCTTGAACAAGAAGACGGCAGCGGACTTCCTGCATCGTTTACCGTTAAAGGAATTAAAGCGGCTAAAAATGCCAAACTTACGCTGCTGGGTGCCAAAGGCAACCTAAAATGGCAAAACTCCAACGAAGGGATAAAAGTTACCATCCCTTCCAGCATCAGAAAAAATCTGCCTTGCGATTTAGCCTGGGCGGTAAAAATATCGGCAATAGAATAA
- a CDS encoding TM1266 family iron-only hydrogenase system putative regulator, which translates to MKRLGFVGIIIENREKSSGNVNQVLSQYSELILARTGLPNAKENYSVITLVIDATTDELGKLTGMLGNIPGVAVKSGLAKK; encoded by the coding sequence ATGAAACGATTAGGTTTTGTGGGCATAATAATCGAAAACCGCGAAAAATCTTCGGGGAATGTCAACCAGGTTTTAAGCCAGTACTCTGAGCTTATTCTGGCACGCACCGGCCTGCCCAATGCAAAAGAAAACTATTCCGTTATCACACTGGTAATTGATGCCACAACCGACGAGTTGGGCAAATTAACCGGAATGCTGGGAAACATTCCCGGAGTAGCTGTAAAATCAGGACTTGCAAAAAAATAG
- the hydG gene encoding [FeFe] hydrogenase H-cluster radical SAM maturase HydG has translation MYNVPADFINEAKIWETLEQNKNPEPAQIKDVLAKAAEMKGLNLADVAVLAAINDPEMMAELFNTANTVKETIYGKRLVLFAPLYVSNLCKNECLYCAFRASNKGIVRHALSQEEIAKEVEILINQGHKRVLLVAGESYPDQDGFQYVLDSIKTVYSVKNEHGEIRRVNINVAPLTVEEFKQAKDANIGTYQIFQETYHRETYNKVHVGGKKRDYNWRTWALHRAMEAGIDDVGIGVLLGLFDYRFELLATMQHIFELEDKFGVGPHTISVPRMEPATNSDIASHPPFPVSDIDFRKMVAILRLAVPYTGIIMSTRETAQMRRDTFALGVSQISAGSKTNPGGYGETSEDDPSSQFCLGDHRPLDEVIRDVASMGYIPSFCTACYRLGRTGQDFMDLAKPGDIRLHCGPNGLSSFKEYLQNYASPETREIGDNLIRETIAGLSGIAKQRAEKLVKRVEAGRDDVYC, from the coding sequence ATGTACAACGTACCTGCCGATTTTATCAACGAAGCCAAAATTTGGGAAACACTGGAGCAAAACAAAAATCCTGAACCGGCACAAATTAAAGACGTACTGGCAAAAGCTGCCGAAATGAAAGGTTTAAACCTTGCCGATGTTGCAGTTCTTGCTGCCATCAACGATCCGGAAATGATGGCCGAGTTGTTTAACACGGCAAATACCGTAAAAGAAACAATTTACGGAAAAAGACTGGTGCTGTTTGCGCCGCTATATGTTTCAAATTTGTGCAAAAACGAATGCTTGTATTGCGCATTCAGAGCCAGTAATAAAGGAATTGTTCGCCATGCTTTGTCGCAGGAAGAAATTGCAAAAGAAGTTGAAATACTAATCAATCAAGGACACAAAAGAGTTTTGTTGGTTGCCGGAGAATCCTATCCTGACCAGGATGGTTTTCAATATGTTCTCGACTCTATAAAAACGGTTTACAGCGTTAAAAACGAACATGGCGAAATACGACGTGTAAATATTAACGTTGCTCCGCTTACAGTTGAAGAATTTAAACAGGCAAAAGATGCGAATATCGGAACCTATCAGATTTTTCAGGAAACCTACCATCGCGAAACGTATAACAAAGTTCATGTAGGCGGGAAAAAACGCGATTACAACTGGCGCACCTGGGCATTACACCGAGCTATGGAAGCCGGAATTGACGATGTCGGAATTGGTGTATTACTTGGACTGTTCGACTATCGTTTTGAGTTGCTGGCCACAATGCAACATATTTTTGAGTTGGAAGATAAATTTGGCGTTGGTCCGCACACCATAAGTGTTCCGCGCATGGAACCTGCAACCAACAGCGACATTGCATCGCATCCGCCGTTTCCGGTTTCTGATATCGACTTCAGGAAAATGGTAGCTATTTTACGATTGGCAGTTCCGTACACCGGCATTATCATGTCGACCCGCGAAACAGCACAAATGCGCCGCGATACTTTTGCGCTGGGAGTTAGCCAAATTTCGGCCGGAAGTAAAACGAATCCCGGTGGTTATGGAGAAACTTCAGAAGACGATCCATCAAGCCAGTTTTGTTTGGGCGATCACCGTCCGCTCGATGAAGTGATCCGCGATGTGGCGTCAATGGGTTACATTCCATCGTTCTGTACGGCTTGTTATCGTTTGGGTAGAACAGGACAGGATTTTATGGATCTGGCAAAACCCGGCGACATCCGTTTACACTGTGGCCCCAACGGACTCAGCTCATTTAAAGAATACCTGCAAAACTATGCATCGCCGGAAACCCGTGAAATTGGCGACAATCTAATTCGTGAAACAATTGCCGGATTGAGTGGTATTGCAAAACAACGCGCTGAAAAACTGGTAAAACGCGTTGAAGCCGGACGTGATGATGTTTATTGTTAA
- a CDS encoding SulP family inorganic anion transporter has product MKFEFKFIDKKQGSIKDDILSGLTVALALVPEAVAFSFVAGVSPIVGLYGAFMMGLITSIFGGRPGMISGATGAMAVVMVSLVQQGNAMGDGQGLQYLFATLVLAGTIQALFGVFKLGKFIRLVPHSVMMGFVNGLAIVIFLSQLNMFKTGGEWLRGTPLYIMLGLVGLTMAIMYFLPKLSKAIPAALVGILVVTAVVIFGNIETETVRSFIQSGGGDSIKAGLPTFNVPIIPFNLETLKLIFPFALILAAVGLIESLMTLNLVDELTETRGSGNREAAAQGLANIVNGFFGGMGGCAMIGQSIINIKSGGRGRLSGIVAAVMLLVFILFASSYIEMIPIAALVGVMFMVVIGTFAWSTFKIINKIPVSDLIVIILVTGLTVAFDLAIAVLAGVVVSALVFSWENAKRIRARKSVDKHGIKHYEIFGPLFFGSTALFQSKFDVQNDPNEVIVDFKESRIADQSAIEAINKLAERYQKAGKTIHLRHLSRDCIKLVKKAEAICDVNVVEDPNYFVAIDHYNTLMKLQAKLNKNATS; this is encoded by the coding sequence ATGAAGTTTGAATTTAAATTTATAGATAAAAAGCAGGGAAGCATAAAAGACGATATCCTTTCGGGATTAACCGTGGCGCTGGCCCTGGTACCCGAAGCGGTGGCTTTTAGTTTTGTCGCAGGTGTGTCGCCAATTGTTGGCTTGTACGGTGCTTTTATGATGGGACTGATCACCTCCATTTTTGGAGGCCGCCCCGGAATGATTTCCGGCGCCACAGGAGCCATGGCCGTTGTAATGGTTAGCCTGGTACAACAAGGAAACGCTATGGGCGACGGACAAGGGTTACAGTACTTGTTCGCCACTCTCGTTCTGGCCGGAACGATACAGGCACTTTTTGGTGTTTTTAAACTTGGAAAGTTTATTCGTTTGGTGCCACACTCAGTTATGATGGGTTTTGTAAACGGACTTGCCATTGTTATTTTCCTTTCGCAACTGAATATGTTTAAAACCGGCGGCGAATGGCTAAGAGGAACGCCGTTATACATCATGCTCGGTTTGGTTGGCCTAACTATGGCAATCATGTATTTTCTGCCAAAATTAAGTAAAGCCATACCGGCGGCGCTGGTTGGAATTTTAGTGGTTACAGCGGTTGTAATCTTCGGAAATATCGAAACAGAAACTGTTCGCAGTTTTATCCAAAGTGGTGGTGGTGACAGTATTAAAGCCGGTCTGCCAACTTTTAATGTACCAATCATTCCTTTCAATCTTGAAACTTTAAAATTGATTTTCCCATTTGCCTTGATACTTGCAGCTGTTGGATTGATAGAATCGTTGATGACGCTGAACCTGGTTGACGAGCTAACCGAAACCCGTGGTAGCGGAAACCGCGAAGCTGCGGCGCAAGGGTTGGCCAACATTGTTAACGGATTTTTTGGTGGAATGGGCGGCTGTGCCATGATCGGGCAAAGTATTATCAATATAAAATCGGGTGGCCGCGGCCGCTTGTCGGGTATTGTTGCAGCCGTAATGTTGCTTGTTTTTATTCTGTTCGCCTCATCGTATATCGAAATGATTCCGATTGCAGCGCTTGTTGGCGTAATGTTTATGGTGGTAATCGGCACCTTTGCCTGGAGTACTTTCAAAATCATTAATAAAATCCCGGTTTCCGATCTTATCGTAATTATTCTGGTTACCGGACTTACGGTGGCATTCGATCTTGCCATAGCAGTTTTGGCAGGTGTTGTTGTTTCGGCACTGGTATTTTCATGGGAAAATGCAAAACGTATTCGTGCACGTAAAAGTGTTGACAAACATGGTATTAAACACTACGAAATTTTTGGGCCCCTGTTTTTTGGGTCCACTGCACTTTTTCAAAGTAAGTTTGATGTGCAAAACGATCCGAATGAAGTGATCGTTGACTTTAAAGAGTCGCGTATTGCAGATCAGTCGGCCATAGAAGCGATTAACAAACTGGCCGAACGTTACCAAAAAGCAGGCAAAACAATTCACCTGCGCCATTTAAGTCGCGATTGTATTAAGCTGGTGAAAAAAGCAGAAGCGATTTGCGATGTGAATGTGGTGGAAGATCCAAACTATTTTGTGGCCATTGACCACTACAACACCTTAATGAAGTTACAGGCTAAACTAAATAAAAATGCAACCTCTTAA
- the hydE gene encoding [FeFe] hydrogenase H-cluster radical SAM maturase HydE, whose protein sequence is MDRQEIIQLLKTTGEERTALLKRAQEVRVKETGNKVYFRGLVEFSNICAKDCLYCGIRKGNDKVIRYDVSDDEILESCRFAWENRFASVVLQSGELSSPAFIKRVDGLLKKIKQISNGELGITLSCGEQTLDTYRRWFESGAHRYLLRIESSTRELYYKIHPENDIHSFEWRIESLESLKTAGYQVGTGVMIGLPFQTYEHLADDLLFFKKLDIDMCGMGPYIEHEDTPLYEHRHLLKTKQERFDLALNMIAVLRLLMPDINIAAATALQAIDPAGREKALAIGANVIMPNLTPTAYREEYQLYEDKPCLDEDAELCRNCLEARIHMSGSEIGYGDWGDSKHFQKRKKMERR, encoded by the coding sequence TTGGATAGACAGGAAATCATACAATTACTAAAGACTACAGGCGAAGAGCGGACTGCGTTGTTAAAACGTGCGCAAGAAGTGAGGGTAAAGGAAACCGGAAATAAAGTATACTTCCGTGGTTTAGTGGAGTTTTCGAATATCTGCGCCAAAGACTGTTTGTATTGTGGAATTCGAAAAGGAAACGACAAAGTTATTCGCTACGATGTGAGCGATGACGAGATTTTGGAATCGTGCCGTTTTGCCTGGGAGAATCGTTTTGCCTCGGTGGTGTTACAATCAGGCGAATTATCGTCGCCGGCATTTATAAAACGTGTTGATGGTTTGCTAAAAAAAATCAAGCAGATTTCGAATGGTGAGTTGGGAATTACACTTAGTTGTGGCGAGCAAACTTTGGATACTTATCGTCGCTGGTTCGAAAGTGGGGCACACCGTTATTTGTTGCGCATTGAATCATCAACACGCGAGCTTTACTATAAGATCCATCCTGAAAATGATATACATTCGTTTGAATGGAGAATTGAATCGCTTGAAAGCTTAAAAACAGCCGGTTACCAGGTTGGTACCGGGGTGATGATCGGCCTGCCTTTTCAAACCTACGAGCACCTTGCCGACGATCTTTTGTTTTTCAAAAAACTCGATATCGACATGTGTGGAATGGGACCATACATTGAGCACGAAGATACGCCCTTATATGAACACCGGCATCTACTGAAAACAAAGCAGGAACGTTTTGATCTGGCGCTGAATATGATTGCTGTTTTGCGTTTGTTAATGCCCGATATAAATATTGCTGCTGCCACCGCACTTCAGGCGATTGATCCGGCAGGGCGTGAAAAAGCGCTTGCCATTGGCGCCAACGTAATTATGCCAAATTTAACGCCAACCGCATATCGCGAAGAGTATCAACTATACGAGGATAAACCATGCCTGGATGAGGATGCCGAATTGTGCCGCAATTGTCTGGAAGCACGAATTCACATGTCCGGTTCAGAAATTGGATACGGAGATTGGGGCGACTCAAAACATTTTCAAAAGCGAAAGAAAATGGAACGCAGATAA
- a CDS encoding FecR domain-containing protein encodes MNKYKYYSSIDFLNDDSFIQWLLKSNTNAEMYWEAFVEEHPEKKGEIAEAIEIFNHFRFTHEELSLDEVFAIWNDIKHQQVEKKVGVLTVLKYAAVFLLVFATGALSYYFYNNSTGKTEFTIAENDPLNFNEAQIILSDGKSIPLNSKDSEIKYDATGEQVIIDNDTIQQLKKEEEPTINRVVIPYGKSSQLTLSDGTRVWLNAGSQLVYPSVFKERQREVLLIGEAYFNVVHNTKKPFVVRTEHADIEVLGTSFDVLAYPDDKMFQTILVTGSVSIETKSTGLMSGKNKMVLVPNQMFYLDKESGVNYINNVDVDTYTSWKEGMFDCDKLDLSRVVRRLERYYNKRIHIKDPLIGTYKISGKLDLKGDISEVLDVIQSFVPIDWGKQQNGDYFIVKPY; translated from the coding sequence ATGAATAAATACAAATACTATAGCTCTATTGATTTTCTAAACGACGATTCGTTTATACAATGGTTGTTGAAATCGAATACAAACGCAGAAATGTACTGGGAAGCTTTTGTAGAGGAGCATCCTGAAAAAAAAGGTGAAATTGCAGAGGCAATTGAAATATTCAATCACTTTCGATTTACACACGAAGAGCTCTCTCTTGATGAAGTATTTGCCATATGGAATGATATAAAGCATCAACAGGTTGAGAAAAAAGTAGGAGTATTGACCGTTTTGAAATATGCAGCAGTTTTTCTGCTCGTTTTTGCGACAGGTGCCCTAAGCTATTATTTCTATAATAACTCAACCGGAAAAACAGAATTTACTATTGCAGAAAATGATCCGCTAAACTTTAATGAAGCCCAGATTATCCTGTCGGATGGTAAATCAATACCCTTAAATTCGAAAGATTCGGAGATAAAATATGATGCCACCGGAGAACAGGTTATTATTGATAATGATACTATTCAGCAATTAAAAAAAGAAGAAGAACCAACTATAAACCGGGTAGTTATTCCTTACGGGAAAAGCTCACAATTAACACTTTCTGATGGTACCCGAGTTTGGTTAAATGCTGGCAGTCAACTGGTTTATCCGTCGGTATTTAAAGAACGGCAACGCGAAGTTTTGCTTATCGGTGAAGCCTATTTTAATGTTGTGCACAATACAAAGAAACCTTTTGTTGTACGTACCGAACATGCTGACATAGAAGTGTTGGGAACAAGTTTTGATGTGTTGGCCTATCCTGATGACAAAATGTTCCAAACTATATTGGTAACCGGTTCTGTAAGTATTGAAACAAAAAGCACTGGCTTGATGTCGGGTAAAAACAAAATGGTGCTGGTGCCAAATCAAATGTTTTATCTCGATAAAGAAAGTGGCGTAAACTATATCAACAATGTTGATGTGGACACTTATACTTCGTGGAAAGAAGGAATGTTTGACTGCGATAAATTGGACTTAAGTCGTGTTGTAAGGCGGCTGGAAAGATATTACAACAAACGAATCCATATAAAAGATCCTCTGATCGGTACTTATAAAATATCCGGGAAACTAGATCTGAAAGGTGATATTTCAGAAGTACTGGATGTTATTCAATCCTTTGTTCCCATTGACTGGGGTAAACAACAAAATGGAGATTATTTTATTGTAAAACCATATTAA